A genomic region of Vicinamibacterales bacterium contains the following coding sequences:
- a CDS encoding ABC transporter permease, giving the protein MDTLFDSIRYSLRQFRLAPVFTITAVLTLALGIGGTTAIFTLIHAVMLQSLPVADPAALYRIGEGDDCCVSGGPQDRWGFFSYPLFVQLAAQTPEFVQVTAFQAGGARLSVRRERVAEAARPLRTEYVTGNYFSTLGVGALGGRVFGDDDDKASAAPVAVMSHHTWTVTYGGDPSIVGSTFVLQGHPFTIVGITPPGFYGETLRGDPPDLWLPLQQEPLIAGAGSLLRQPVSAWLRALGRLRPGASVDGMGPRLTAVLRNWLMHDAGYPANWMPNVERTLPNQVLNVIPAGGGVTVMKEEYGERLRILLAVCALVLLIACANVANLLLARAVSRRTQTAVRLAIGASRRQIVMHALVEAVLLAAGGAIAGLAVAIGAAQLLLSLAFSQTRFLPISTRPSFVVLAFAFGLALVTGVVFGAAPAWFATRTNPVDALRGAGRTTRDHSSIARQALLVLQATLAVVLVAGATMLARSLGHLESMDFGYRVDGRVVVGINPLPATYTMPQLQALYRAVEQRLTSLPGVDGAGLALYNPLTDNWGEGVFVQGQPLPRPGQSAGASWDRVSANYLRHFGATLVKGRFFNEHDNETSDLVAVVNEGFVRKFFKVGEDPLGQHFGLDYPENAGTFRIVGVVRDMRFAGFQLRQPPRSMFYVPLAQTVPYTQAVMQRIELQSHFVGGLMLATAVPPGTLEPVLTRALAELDPNLTVTSVRTMRQRVAMTFDEDRAVATLAGLFGGVALLLAAIGLYGVTAYSVAQRTNEIGLRMALGATRARIVDLILRSAFVRVAAGLLLGLPLAVVAGRLISAQLYGVSYWDPVALSVAAVSLGACALAAAMVPASRAAGLSPMRALRTE; this is encoded by the coding sequence GTGGACACTCTTTTCGACAGCATCCGCTATTCGCTGCGCCAGTTCCGGCTGGCGCCGGTCTTCACCATCACCGCGGTGCTCACGCTGGCGCTCGGAATCGGCGGCACCACAGCGATCTTCACGCTGATCCACGCCGTCATGCTGCAGTCGCTGCCGGTCGCCGACCCGGCCGCGCTCTATCGCATCGGCGAAGGCGACGACTGCTGCGTCTCCGGCGGCCCGCAGGATCGCTGGGGGTTCTTCTCCTATCCGCTCTTCGTGCAGCTGGCGGCGCAAACACCCGAGTTCGTCCAGGTGACGGCGTTCCAGGCCGGCGGCGCGCGGCTCAGCGTCCGTCGCGAGCGCGTCGCGGAGGCGGCGCGGCCGCTCCGTACCGAATACGTGACCGGCAACTATTTCTCGACGCTCGGCGTCGGCGCGCTCGGCGGACGTGTCTTCGGTGACGACGACGACAAGGCGTCGGCGGCGCCTGTCGCGGTCATGAGCCATCACACGTGGACCGTCACCTACGGCGGCGACCCTTCCATCGTCGGCTCGACGTTCGTGCTGCAGGGACATCCGTTCACGATCGTCGGCATCACGCCGCCCGGTTTCTATGGCGAGACCCTGCGCGGCGACCCGCCCGACCTGTGGCTGCCGCTGCAGCAGGAACCGCTGATCGCCGGCGCTGGATCGCTCCTGCGCCAGCCGGTGTCGGCGTGGCTGCGCGCGCTCGGACGCCTGCGTCCGGGCGCGAGCGTCGACGGCATGGGTCCGCGGCTGACGGCGGTGCTGCGCAACTGGCTGATGCACGACGCGGGCTACCCGGCCAACTGGATGCCGAACGTCGAGCGCACGCTCCCCAATCAGGTCCTCAACGTGATTCCCGCCGGCGGCGGCGTCACGGTGATGAAGGAGGAATACGGTGAGCGGCTGCGGATCCTGCTCGCGGTCTGCGCCCTGGTGCTGCTGATCGCCTGCGCCAACGTCGCCAACCTGCTGCTGGCGCGCGCGGTGTCACGGCGCACGCAAACGGCGGTGCGTCTCGCGATCGGCGCGTCGCGACGGCAAATCGTGATGCACGCGCTCGTCGAGGCGGTGCTGCTCGCCGCCGGCGGCGCCATCGCCGGGCTCGCGGTCGCGATCGGCGCGGCGCAGCTCCTCCTCTCGCTCGCCTTCAGCCAGACGCGCTTCCTGCCGATCAGCACGCGGCCGTCGTTCGTGGTGCTCGCCTTCGCGTTCGGGCTCGCGCTGGTCACCGGCGTCGTCTTCGGCGCGGCGCCGGCCTGGTTCGCGACCCGCACCAACCCGGTCGACGCGCTGCGCGGCGCCGGCCGCACCACTCGCGACCATTCGTCGATCGCACGACAGGCGCTGCTCGTGCTGCAGGCGACGCTCGCCGTCGTCCTGGTCGCCGGCGCGACGATGCTGGCCCGGAGCCTCGGACATCTCGAGTCGATGGACTTCGGCTATCGCGTCGACGGCCGCGTCGTGGTCGGCATCAACCCGCTGCCGGCCACTTACACGATGCCGCAACTGCAGGCGCTCTACCGCGCGGTCGAGCAACGACTGACGTCGCTGCCGGGAGTCGACGGCGCCGGCCTGGCCCTCTACAACCCGCTCACCGACAACTGGGGCGAAGGCGTGTTCGTGCAGGGGCAGCCGCTGCCACGCCCTGGCCAGAGTGCGGGCGCGTCGTGGGATCGCGTCAGCGCCAACTACCTGCGGCACTTCGGCGCGACGCTCGTCAAGGGCCGCTTCTTCAACGAGCATGACAACGAGACATCGGATCTCGTCGCCGTCGTCAACGAAGGGTTCGTCAGGAAGTTCTTCAAGGTCGGCGAGGACCCGCTCGGCCAGCACTTCGGGCTCGATTACCCGGAGAACGCCGGGACGTTCCGCATTGTCGGCGTCGTGCGCGACATGCGATTCGCCGGGTTCCAGCTCCGGCAGCCGCCGCGATCGATGTTCTACGTGCCGCTCGCACAGACGGTTCCCTATACCCAGGCCGTGATGCAGCGCATCGAGCTGCAGTCGCACTTCGTCGGCGGGCTGATGCTCGCGACGGCGGTGCCGCCCGGCACGCTCGAGCCGGTGTTGACGCGCGCGCTCGCCGAGCTGGACCCCAACCTCACGGTCACCAGCGTACGGACGATGCGGCAGCGCGTGGCGATGACGTTCGACGAAGATCGCGCGGTCGCGACGCTGGCGGGCCTTTTCGGAGGCGTCGCGCTGCTGCTGGCGGCGATTGGCCTCTACGGCGTCACCGCCTACAGCGTCGCGCAGCGGACCAACGAGATCGGGCTCCGGATGGCGCTCGGCGCTACCCGCGCGCGCATCGTCGATCTGATCCTGCGGAGCGCCTTCGTGCGCGTCGCGGCCGGACTCCTGCTCGGCCTGCCGCTGGCGGTCGTCGCCGGACGGCTGATCTCGGCCCAGCTGTACGGCGTGAGCTACTGGGATCCCGTGGCGCTGTCGGTGGCGGCGGTGTCGCTCGGCGCCTGCGCGCTCGCCGCCGCGATGGTACCGGCCAGCCGGGCCGCCGGCCTTTCGCCGATGCGCGCGCTCAGAACGGAATAG
- a CDS encoding prolyl oligopeptidase family serine peptidase, whose translation MTPFRRFATIATIALATTAAIAQTLTYPATKKVAQIDDYHGVKVADPYRWLEDDNAPETARWVEAENRVTMPYLEAIPYRQSMQARVKQLNDYPKYTSPSRKGAYYFYFKNDGLQNQSVLYVQKGLDGTPGVLIDPNAWGETTRLGAFVPSADAKYAVYGMQENGADWSTYKVMELATRKTLPDTLKWIKVSGVAWQKNGFYYSRYPEPAKGQDRAGINQDHRVYFHEVGTPQTADRQIYQDAGNPQRFNTLETTEDERFALLSVSDRGKGKDGNALFARDLSRGEREFNPVVKDITNDSFGVVDNLADKLLVETNHGAPNGRVVLVDPKHPDEASWKTILPERPEPLESVSTAGGKIFATYLKDVTTRAYVYGLDGTLESEIALPGPGSASGFGGNRDDTFVFYTFNSLNVPPTIYRYDIATGKSTIFRQPEIPGYNPNDYEVESAFYPSKDGTRIPIFLVHRKGIRLDGTNPTLLYGYGGFNIVQSPTFSAARLALLEQGFVYANANMRGGGEYGEAWHQAGIKLKKQKVFDDFIGAAEWLIAQKYTSSDRLAVQGGSNGGLLIGAVINQRPELFRVAIPQVGVMDMLRFHKFTIGWNWIADYGSSDDPDEFKALYAYSPLHNIKAGQKYPATLITTSDHDDRVVPAHSFKYAATLQEKASHDTPILIRIDTHSAHGASSLTKALETSADIYSFIMFNMGLSPKTDTR comes from the coding sequence ATGACGCCCTTCCGCCGTTTCGCCACCATTGCGACGATCGCGCTTGCAACGACGGCCGCGATCGCCCAGACGCTCACCTATCCCGCGACGAAGAAGGTCGCGCAGATCGACGACTATCACGGCGTCAAGGTCGCCGATCCGTACCGCTGGCTCGAAGACGACAATGCCCCGGAGACGGCGCGCTGGGTCGAGGCCGAGAACCGGGTGACGATGCCCTATCTCGAGGCCATCCCGTACCGCCAGTCGATGCAGGCGCGCGTCAAGCAGCTGAACGACTACCCGAAATACACGTCGCCGTCGCGCAAGGGCGCTTACTACTTCTATTTCAAGAACGACGGCCTGCAGAACCAGAGCGTGCTCTACGTGCAAAAGGGTCTCGACGGCACACCCGGCGTGCTGATCGATCCCAACGCCTGGGGGGAGACGACGCGGCTCGGCGCGTTCGTGCCGTCGGCCGACGCGAAGTACGCCGTCTACGGCATGCAGGAGAACGGCGCCGACTGGTCGACCTACAAGGTGATGGAGCTCGCGACCAGGAAGACGCTGCCCGACACGCTGAAGTGGATTAAGGTGTCGGGGGTCGCCTGGCAGAAGAACGGCTTCTATTACAGCCGCTACCCGGAACCGGCGAAGGGCCAGGACCGCGCCGGTATCAACCAGGATCATCGCGTCTACTTCCACGAGGTCGGAACGCCGCAAACGGCCGACCGGCAGATCTATCAGGACGCCGGCAATCCGCAGCGCTTCAACACCCTCGAGACGACCGAGGACGAGCGCTTCGCACTGCTCTCGGTGTCGGACCGCGGCAAGGGCAAGGACGGCAACGCGCTCTTCGCCCGCGATCTGTCCCGCGGCGAACGCGAGTTCAACCCGGTCGTCAAGGACATCACCAACGACTCGTTCGGCGTCGTCGACAACCTGGCCGACAAGCTGCTGGTCGAGACCAATCACGGCGCGCCGAACGGCCGCGTCGTGCTCGTCGATCCGAAACATCCGGATGAAGCGAGCTGGAAGACGATCCTGCCCGAGCGTCCGGAGCCGCTCGAGAGTGTCTCGACGGCGGGCGGCAAGATCTTCGCCACCTACCTCAAGGATGTGACGACGCGCGCCTATGTCTACGGGCTCGACGGCACGCTCGAAAGCGAAATCGCGCTGCCGGGTCCCGGCAGCGCCAGCGGCTTCGGGGGCAATCGCGACGACACGTTCGTGTTCTACACGTTCAACTCGCTCAACGTACCGCCAACGATCTACCGCTACGACATCGCCACCGGGAAGAGCACGATCTTCCGCCAGCCGGAGATTCCCGGCTACAACCCGAACGACTACGAAGTCGAGTCGGCGTTCTATCCGAGCAAGGACGGCACCAGGATCCCGATCTTCCTCGTCCACCGCAAGGGCATCCGGCTCGACGGCACGAATCCAACGCTGCTCTACGGCTATGGCGGCTTCAACATCGTGCAGTCGCCGACCTTCAGCGCGGCGCGGCTGGCGCTGCTCGAGCAGGGATTCGTCTACGCCAACGCCAACATGCGCGGCGGCGGCGAATATGGCGAGGCGTGGCACCAGGCCGGTATCAAGCTGAAGAAGCAGAAGGTCTTCGACGACTTCATCGGCGCCGCCGAGTGGCTGATCGCGCAGAAGTACACGTCGAGCGATCGGCTGGCCGTCCAGGGCGGATCGAACGGCGGCCTATTGATCGGCGCCGTCATCAACCAGCGGCCGGAACTGTTCAGGGTGGCGATCCCCCAGGTTGGCGTCATGGACATGCTGCGCTTCCACAAGTTCACGATCGGCTGGAACTGGATCGCCGACTACGGGTCGAGCGACGACCCGGATGAATTCAAGGCGCTCTACGCCTACTCCCCGCTGCACAACATCAAGGCCGGCCAGAAGTATCCGGCGACGCTCATCACCACGTCGGACCACGATGACCGCGTCGTGCCGGCGCACTCGTTCAAGTACGCGGCGACGCTGCAGGAGAAGGCGAGCCACGACACACCAATCCTGATCCGGATCGATACGCACTCGGCGCATGGCGCGAGCAGCCTGACCAAGGCGCTCGAGACCAGCGCCGACATCTACTCGTTCATCATGTTCAACATGGGACTGTCGCCGAAGACCGACACGCGGTAA
- a CDS encoding carboxypeptidase-like regulatory domain-containing protein: MQQARLLRRVVRCGVLFALSTFLFVVSAVAQFDRGQISGRVKDAQGAMVPGATVTAVNQQTRLNWTAVTDGTGFYTFPNLPAGRYNVETELQGFRKSLRQDVQLDAAGSLTLDFALETGTLSEAVTVTAESPQLQSDVALRKTIESKDIEQLSFSGRNPIGVVGLKPGVVGGSFNNYNFSDLGNGGFSINGSRTDENNITVDGATAIRTRSNGAIVGIQNVDAIQEVQVLTGDYMPEYGRVSGGQIRMVTKGGSNRFSGSGGYYLRDASLQANTWLRNHSTNLPDREAAPFDYKQYAYSLGGPLIKNHLFFFVAQEWVNFNQVSTNPATVPTAKMRAGDFSELLGANSFYSTPQIIRDPATGLPFPNNVIPANQLSKNGLALLGAFPLPTAGFQSGTNNALLTSANPQDQRKDNIRVDYRMNANNTLTFRYGKYNWKAVDAFRGTFPYARTDWDRPNQNQTLSWTSTLRNNLVNEASYTHSLDQVFINVFQSDLYKRSSYGITYPYIFPDFKEIPDKIPTITIANLSEIDGGPYPSSSQGPIHTFSDAVTWVKNRHTVKAGVVVEYSGEDDFDQINVQPIPGSTNNQNGRFQFTNTTATGHSGVAMADAALGVFTNYAEIGQRALTHWRAAATDMFVQDSWRPASNLTVEGGVRYVIWPPFQAQDNNIATFNPAYYSVANQAVLDPATGRIISGPRYNGIVLPGDGFPSSASDLAVYNDPAVKALFVGAPLGLTETHYNVFEPRIGMSYGMNEKTIVKVSSGVFHNRVTLNDSLLLGGNPPFQPQVGVSNGSVDNPGGIGGASTLPLGMTAIDPVFKHPASYMYSAGVQREMPGGFVVDATYVGRLGRNLQRELNINQLAPGTLQANPGINTDYLRPYKGYGVIRLSQNSGRSTYNGLQLSADRRYKNGFKFGAAYTLSHSMDNASTKRDVLFNSYDDSGMWGNSSFDRRHVFNFYYIYDVPFFNDDRSSLKGRALGGWQISGSTFMRTGTPLWVTRGDDVAGVGDTFAQPYDLVGDPNANSNGRLSENNSDQNYWFNPAAYARPAAGTFGNAPRDNMYGPGQYQWDIALFKNVTLSGTHQLQFRAEMFNFLNHANLNNPSTDPLSSTFGRITSKDNSRRDTQLSLRYSF; the protein is encoded by the coding sequence ATGCAACAAGCCCGGCTGTTGCGCCGCGTCGTCCGGTGCGGTGTCCTGTTCGCGCTCTCCACGTTCCTGTTCGTCGTCTCCGCAGTCGCGCAGTTCGATCGCGGCCAGATCTCCGGCCGCGTGAAGGACGCGCAAGGCGCCATGGTGCCCGGCGCCACCGTGACCGCCGTCAACCAGCAAACGCGCCTGAACTGGACCGCCGTCACCGACGGCACCGGCTTCTACACGTTCCCGAACCTGCCGGCCGGCAGGTACAACGTCGAGACCGAGCTGCAGGGCTTCCGGAAGTCGCTTCGTCAGGACGTGCAGCTCGACGCGGCCGGTTCGCTCACGCTCGATTTCGCGCTCGAGACAGGCACGCTCAGCGAAGCGGTGACGGTCACGGCGGAATCGCCGCAGCTCCAGAGCGACGTCGCGCTGCGCAAGACGATCGAATCGAAGGACATCGAGCAGCTGTCTTTTTCGGGACGCAACCCGATCGGCGTCGTCGGCCTGAAGCCGGGGGTCGTCGGCGGCAGCTTCAACAACTACAACTTCTCCGATCTGGGCAATGGCGGCTTTAGCATCAACGGCAGCCGCACCGACGAGAACAACATCACCGTCGACGGCGCGACCGCGATCCGCACGCGATCCAACGGCGCCATCGTCGGCATCCAGAACGTCGACGCGATCCAGGAAGTGCAAGTGCTGACCGGCGACTACATGCCGGAGTACGGCCGCGTCAGCGGCGGCCAGATCCGCATGGTCACCAAGGGCGGCAGCAACCGCTTCAGCGGCAGCGGCGGCTACTACCTGCGGGACGCCAGCCTGCAGGCCAACACCTGGCTGCGCAATCACAGCACCAACCTCCCCGATCGCGAGGCCGCGCCGTTCGACTACAAGCAGTACGCCTATTCGCTCGGCGGGCCGCTGATCAAGAATCACCTCTTCTTCTTCGTCGCGCAGGAGTGGGTCAACTTCAATCAGGTCTCGACCAACCCGGCGACGGTGCCGACCGCGAAGATGCGGGCAGGCGACTTCAGCGAGCTGCTCGGCGCCAACAGCTTCTACAGCACACCGCAGATCATCCGCGATCCGGCGACCGGACTGCCCTTTCCGAACAACGTCATTCCGGCGAACCAGCTGAGCAAGAATGGCCTGGCGCTGCTCGGGGCGTTTCCGCTGCCGACGGCCGGTTTTCAGTCCGGCACCAACAACGCGCTGCTGACCAGCGCCAACCCCCAGGATCAGCGCAAGGACAACATCCGGGTCGACTACCGCATGAACGCCAACAACACGTTGACGTTCCGCTACGGCAAATACAACTGGAAGGCGGTCGACGCGTTCCGCGGCACCTTCCCCTACGCGCGCACCGACTGGGACCGGCCCAACCAGAACCAGACCCTGAGCTGGACGAGTACGCTCCGTAACAACCTGGTGAACGAGGCCAGCTACACGCACTCGCTCGATCAGGTATTCATCAACGTGTTCCAGAGCGATCTCTACAAGCGCAGCAGCTACGGGATCACCTATCCCTACATCTTTCCGGACTTCAAGGAAATCCCCGACAAGATCCCGACGATTACGATCGCCAACCTCAGCGAGATCGACGGCGGGCCCTATCCATCGTCCTCGCAGGGACCGATCCATACGTTCTCCGACGCGGTGACGTGGGTGAAGAACCGGCATACCGTCAAGGCGGGCGTCGTCGTCGAGTACTCGGGCGAGGACGACTTCGACCAGATCAACGTGCAGCCGATTCCGGGGAGCACCAACAACCAGAACGGCCGTTTCCAGTTCACCAACACGACCGCCACGGGACACTCCGGGGTGGCGATGGCCGACGCGGCGCTCGGCGTCTTCACCAACTACGCCGAAATCGGGCAGCGCGCGCTCACCCACTGGCGGGCGGCCGCGACCGACATGTTCGTGCAGGACTCGTGGCGGCCGGCGAGCAACCTCACGGTGGAAGGGGGCGTGCGCTACGTGATCTGGCCACCGTTCCAGGCGCAGGACAACAACATCGCAACCTTCAATCCGGCTTACTACAGCGTCGCCAACCAGGCGGTGCTCGATCCGGCGACCGGACGCATCATCAGCGGACCGCGCTACAACGGCATCGTTCTGCCAGGCGACGGCTTCCCGAGTTCGGCGAGCGATCTCGCCGTTTACAACGACCCGGCGGTGAAGGCGCTCTTCGTCGGCGCGCCGCTCGGCCTGACCGAGACGCACTACAACGTCTTCGAGCCGCGGATCGGCATGTCGTACGGCATGAACGAGAAGACGATCGTCAAGGTCAGCTCCGGCGTCTTTCACAACCGAGTGACGCTGAACGACTCACTGCTGCTCGGCGGCAACCCGCCGTTCCAACCGCAGGTCGGCGTCAGCAACGGCTCGGTCGACAACCCGGGCGGAATCGGCGGCGCCAGCACGCTACCCCTCGGGATGACGGCCATCGACCCGGTGTTCAAGCACCCCGCGTCGTACATGTACTCGGCAGGCGTGCAGCGCGAAATGCCGGGGGGCTTCGTCGTCGACGCGACCTACGTCGGGCGGCTGGGACGCAACCTGCAGCGCGAGCTGAACATCAACCAGCTGGCACCCGGCACACTGCAGGCCAATCCCGGCATCAACACCGACTACCTGCGGCCGTACAAGGGCTACGGTGTCATCCGCCTCTCGCAGAACTCGGGCCGCTCGACCTACAACGGCCTGCAGCTGAGCGCGGATCGCCGCTACAAGAACGGCTTCAAGTTCGGCGCCGCCTACACGCTGAGCCATTCGATGGACAACGCCAGCACCAAGCGCGACGTGCTGTTCAACAGCTACGACGACTCCGGTATGTGGGGGAACTCGAGCTTCGATCGCCGTCACGTGTTTAATTTCTATTACATCTATGACGTGCCGTTCTTCAACGACGACCGGTCGTCGCTGAAGGGACGCGCGCTCGGCGGCTGGCAGATCTCCGGCTCGACGTTCATGCGCACCGGCACGCCGCTCTGGGTCACCCGCGGCGACGACGTGGCCGGAGTCGGCGACACGTTCGCGCAGCCGTACGACCTCGTCGGCGATCCGAACGCCAACAGCAATGGCAGGCTGTCGGAGAACAACAGCGACCAGAACTACTGGTTCAACCCGGCGGCCTACGCGCGTCCGGCGGCGGGGACGTTCGGCAACGCGCCGCGCGACAACATGTACGGGCCCGGCCAGTACCAGTGGGACATCGCGCTCTTCAAGAACGTGACGTTGAGCGGCACACATCAGCTGCAGTTCCGGGCGGAGATGTTCAACTTCCTCAACCACGCGAACCTGAACAATCCATCGACCGACCCATTGAGCTCCACGTTCGGCCGGATCACGAGCAAGGACAATTCGCGGCGCGACACGCAGTTGAGCCTGCGCTATTCGTTCTAA
- a CDS encoding protein kinase, with the protein MPKPSWPALLVALALAKISAALAIPLVQAASGGPVVALPWHDVAFALEFGLVAVALVVSTGDDRRGQLLGAVCALAATSFTDALLLRESADSTVAHVLAAVQIDAFQPALIWLFVGLFPEPLTAPRPQTIVRVAAWLTTLVGAALFAINLSLLLIPPEVPAWTWRALADRQRPDSFYWGILFASSLPGWVFLVWRARITHASARRRIMTFVLGLLIALLPIAIDVIAEALVPPFRAVMMRAPWDWTARLIVYTLISVSPIIIAYSVLVDHVLELRFAVRAAVRYTFGRYTILVAVVVPFVLLAVDLYHHRGETIGALFAGPGPLSLVAIAAAAVVALRLRERAIDALDRRFFREHYDAQQILGRLIDETRKQGDLRGLASLVASDIDRALHLHNVALVVANEEGTELYCPDGRVRGLPVHSDLGSLLAASDAPLDIDLDTPTSPLQRLPEADRQWLADGGLRLLIPLIASDQSLIGLLALGDKLSDLRFSRDDRLMLESLAASLSLTVENRRLRASPARIPLPMPGAAPVDDAAECGECQTVYPSTAPACPCGGTLRPAPVPLVLLGKFRFERRIGAGGMGVVYQAVDLALGRTVAIKTLPQLSPEYATRLRREARAMAAVSHPNLAPIFGAETWRGTPMLVCEFLRGGTLAGRLRTGWLGIDEALTVAVSIAAAVEYIHGVGILHCDIKPSNIGFTDERSPKLLDFGLARIAQDVPLAVFDPVATTQSASQAIAMSPTGLSGGSGTHHLIGTPLYMAPEAIRGERPSDIFDLWGVAVVLFEMLTGQTPYRGQTVPQIYEAIARGPVPDVRALRSDCPAALAVFLQGALSADRGRRPANARALTAVLQDLRMSCRPV; encoded by the coding sequence ATGCCGAAGCCTTCCTGGCCCGCGCTGCTTGTTGCCCTCGCGCTGGCAAAGATCTCTGCCGCGCTCGCGATTCCCCTGGTTCAGGCTGCCAGCGGCGGCCCCGTTGTGGCGCTGCCGTGGCACGACGTGGCTTTCGCGCTCGAGTTCGGCCTCGTTGCGGTCGCTCTGGTCGTCAGCACCGGCGACGACCGGCGTGGGCAACTGCTCGGCGCGGTGTGCGCGCTCGCCGCGACGTCCTTCACCGACGCGCTGCTGCTGCGCGAGTCCGCAGACAGCACGGTGGCCCACGTTCTCGCCGCGGTCCAGATCGACGCGTTCCAGCCGGCGCTCATCTGGCTATTCGTGGGCCTGTTTCCGGAGCCCCTGACCGCGCCGCGTCCGCAGACGATCGTACGTGTTGCGGCGTGGTTGACGACGTTGGTCGGAGCGGCGCTCTTCGCGATCAACCTGTCGCTTCTCCTGATCCCTCCTGAGGTACCGGCCTGGACGTGGCGCGCGCTCGCCGATCGCCAGCGGCCGGACAGCTTCTACTGGGGAATACTGTTCGCGTCCAGCCTGCCTGGCTGGGTCTTCCTCGTCTGGCGCGCCAGAATCACACACGCCTCGGCGCGGCGCCGCATCATGACGTTCGTCTTGGGCCTGCTGATTGCGCTCCTGCCGATTGCCATCGACGTGATCGCGGAGGCGCTGGTGCCGCCTTTCCGTGCGGTCATGATGCGCGCACCCTGGGACTGGACGGCGCGCCTCATCGTCTACACGCTGATCTCGGTGTCACCGATCATTATCGCGTATTCGGTGCTCGTCGATCATGTCCTCGAGCTGCGGTTCGCGGTGCGCGCCGCGGTTCGCTACACATTCGGGCGCTATACGATCCTCGTCGCGGTCGTCGTGCCGTTCGTCCTGCTCGCCGTTGATCTCTACCACCATCGCGGCGAAACGATCGGCGCGCTGTTCGCCGGTCCTGGGCCGCTGTCACTCGTCGCCATCGCGGCTGCGGCGGTGGTCGCGCTGCGCCTGCGCGAGCGCGCCATCGACGCGCTCGATCGCCGGTTCTTCCGCGAACACTACGACGCGCAGCAGATCCTCGGCCGCTTGATAGATGAGACCCGGAAGCAGGGCGATCTGCGAGGGCTCGCGTCGCTCGTCGCGTCCGACATCGATCGCGCGCTCCACCTGCATAACGTCGCGCTGGTCGTCGCCAACGAAGAGGGGACCGAGTTGTATTGTCCGGACGGACGGGTGCGCGGCTTGCCCGTCCACTCGGACCTCGGAAGCCTGCTGGCCGCCAGCGATGCGCCGCTCGACATCGACCTCGATACTCCGACGTCGCCGCTCCAGCGTCTGCCCGAGGCGGATCGGCAGTGGCTCGCCGATGGCGGGCTCCGGCTGCTCATTCCGCTGATTGCCAGCGACCAGTCGCTGATCGGGCTGCTGGCGCTCGGCGACAAGCTGAGCGACCTGCGCTTCTCACGCGACGATCGCCTGATGCTCGAGAGCCTCGCCGCCTCGCTCTCGCTCACCGTCGAAAACCGCCGATTGCGCGCCTCGCCGGCGCGCATTCCCCTGCCGATGCCGGGAGCAGCCCCGGTCGACGATGCCGCGGAATGCGGCGAATGTCAGACCGTGTACCCATCGACGGCGCCGGCCTGCCCGTGTGGCGGGACGCTGAGACCCGCGCCGGTGCCCCTCGTGCTGCTCGGCAAGTTCCGCTTCGAGCGCCGGATCGGCGCCGGCGGAATGGGCGTGGTCTATCAAGCCGTCGATCTGGCCCTCGGCCGGACGGTGGCCATCAAGACGCTGCCGCAGTTGTCGCCGGAATACGCGACCCGTTTGCGTCGCGAAGCGCGCGCGATGGCCGCGGTCTCGCATCCGAACCTGGCGCCAATCTTCGGCGCCGAAACCTGGCGCGGTACCCCGATGCTGGTGTGTGAGTTCCTGCGCGGCGGCACGCTCGCCGGCCGCCTGCGGACAGGGTGGCTCGGGATCGACGAAGCGCTGACGGTGGCCGTCTCGATTGCGGCGGCGGTGGAATACATCCACGGGGTCGGCATCCTGCACTGCGACATCAAGCCGAGCAACATCGGCTTCACCGACGAGCGCAGCCCGAAGCTGCTCGATTTCGGCCTGGCGCGGATCGCTCAGGACGTACCGCTCGCGGTCTTCGATCCCGTGGCGACCACGCAGTCTGCGAGCCAGGCCATCGCCATGTCGCCGACCGGGCTGTCGGGCGGCAGCGGAACACACCATCTGATCGGCACGCCGCTCTACATGGCTCCCGAAGCGATCCGCGGGGAGCGGCCGTCCGACATCTTCGATCTGTGGGGCGTCGCCGTCGTCCTCTTCGAGATGCTGACCGGGCAGACGCCGTACCGGGGCCAGACAGTCCCCCAGATTTACGAGGCGATCGCACGCGGACCGGTACCGGACGTGCGGGCGCTGCGTTCCGATTGCCCTGCCGCGCTCGCCGTTTTCCTGCAGGGTGCCCTGTCAGCCGATCGCGGGCGCCGCCCGGCAAACGCCCGCGCTCTCACGGCGGTACTTCAGGACTTGCGGATGTCCTGCCGACCGGTGTAG